One Panicum virgatum strain AP13 chromosome 9K, P.virgatum_v5, whole genome shotgun sequence genomic region harbors:
- the LOC120649352 gene encoding RNA-binding protein Y14B-like, translated as MVAAAAAAAMGRAAAADEQEDVEFVDYDQDDEDAMEEDGPAARALPVPNIVSPAVVRTRGRFAGRSPSILASSRDRFDSLTNDDGDQGHGPQRSIEGWTILVSGVKEDVEEGDLHDVFSEFGCVKDLHLNLERRTGYAKGYALIEYESFEQAQAAIRAMNGSQLLTKTVYVDWAFIRGPIKNVMSTRPPRPRSRTPPRNLLALTPY; from the exons atggtggcggcggcggcggcggctgcgatggggcgggccgcggcggcggacgagcaAGAGGACGTGGAGTTCGTCGACTACGACCAGGACGACGAGGACGCCATGGAGGAggacggccccgccgcccgcgcactCCCCGTGCCCAACATCGTCTCCCCCGCCGTGGTGCGCACCCGCGGGCGCTTCGCCGGCCGCAGCCCATccatcctcgcctccagccgcgaCCGCTTCGATTCCCTCACCAACGACGACGGCGACCAAGGACATGGCCCGCAGCGCT CTATTGAAGGATGGACAATTCTTGTCAGTGGAGTTAAAGAAGATGTAGAAGAAGGAGATCTGCATGACGTTTTCAGTGAATTTGGTTGTGTCAAGGACTTGCATTTGAATCTAGAACGCCGCACTGGATATGCCAag GGATATGCGCTGATTGAGTATGAAAGCTTTGAGCAAGCACAGGCTGCAATCAGAGCAATGAATGGGAGTCAGCTGTTGACAAAGACTGTCTATGTTGATTGGGCATTCATCAGAGGTCCTATAAAGAATGTCATGAGTACAAG GCCACCACGCCCAAGATCTAGGACTCCACCGCGCAATCTTCTTGCCTTGACGCCTTATTGA
- the LOC120649353 gene encoding uncharacterized protein LOC120649353, which translates to MAASASSPAASSSSTGGGGSDPPLAAAAAPAPTAGASACRCPICLESFKDEAYLDSCFHSFCYKCICQWIRIVASKHDEPLSSVRCPLCKTENLSIIHAFDGESFERWYINQEPRKRRLSDAHELVSQFYNMEDITSNISGVQRYWEQKGYLRKKNWLETWIRREIQALTQDENVEAIVYHIYGVIGSFMKRLEKEHTSRRISPEKRREEFRALLSDAARPFLLGRTERFVTEVELFLVSNLNMEAYNKLRVQRFRESSSHLTREQDALPHDRSLEEHYLYFVCNDTDCDEM; encoded by the exons ATGGCGGCGTccgcctcctctcccgccgcatcctcctcctccaccggtggtggtggtagcgACCCACCcctagcagcagcggcggcaccggcgccgaCGGCTGGCGCTTCTGCTTGCCGTTGCCCCATATGCCTCGAATCCTTCAAAGACGAGGCCTACCTCGACTCCTGCTTCC ATTCTTTTTGCTACAAATGCATATGTCAGTGGATAAGGATAGTAGCGAGCAAGCATGATGAACCTTTGTCTTCAGTTAGGTGCCCACTTTGCAAG ACTGAAAATTTATCTATCATACATGCTTTTGACGGTGAATCATTTGAGCGGTGGTACATAAATCAGGAACCTAGGAAGAG GCGTCTTTCAGATGCACATGAGTTGGTATCGCAGTTCTATAACATGGAAG ATATCACAAGCAACATTTCCGGAGTGCAGCGATACTGGGAGCAAAAAGGATATCTCCGGAAGAAAAATTGGCTTGAAACCTGGATAAGGCGGGAAATTCAGGCCCTTACTCAG GATGAAAATGTTGAGGCCATAGTCTACCACATTTACGGTGTCATCGGATCCTTCATGAAGAGGCTTGAAAAGGAACACACGTCAAGGAGGATTTCACCTGAGAAGAGGAGGGAAGAGTTCAGGGCATTGCTCTCTGATGCTGCTAGGCCGTTCCTCCTCGGCCGGACGGAGCGATTCGTCACCGAGGTAGAGCTCTTCCTGGTCTCGAATCTCAACATGGAAGCTTACAACAAGTTGCGCGTTCAGAGATTTAGAGAGTCCAGCTCCCATTTAACGAGAGAGCAAGACGCACTGCCTCACGACCGGTCTCTTGAGGAGCACTACTTGTACTTTGTATGTAATGATACAGATTGTGATGAGATGTAG